In Sporichthya polymorpha DSM 43042, a genomic segment contains:
- a CDS encoding isochorismatase family protein — MTTLPDRPQTALLVIDVQNGVVADAVDRDGVITRIRSLVENARAAGTPVVWVQHTDDDLPVGTAPWELVPELQVGEGEPVVSKSYGDSFEATDLEDVLASLRAGRLVVTGAQTDACIRSTIHGAFVRGYDVTLVGDAHTTEDHSRWGAPPPEQVIAHTNLYWQFQDGPGRTAAVATAAEVSF, encoded by the coding sequence ATGACGACACTCCCGGACCGTCCGCAGACCGCGCTACTCGTCATCGACGTCCAGAACGGGGTGGTGGCCGACGCGGTCGACCGGGACGGGGTGATCACCCGGATCCGCAGCCTGGTCGAGAACGCCCGCGCCGCCGGGACGCCCGTGGTGTGGGTGCAGCACACGGACGACGACCTGCCCGTGGGCACGGCACCGTGGGAACTCGTCCCCGAGTTGCAGGTCGGCGAGGGCGAACCCGTCGTGAGCAAGAGTTACGGCGACTCGTTCGAGGCCACCGACCTCGAGGACGTCCTGGCGTCGCTCCGGGCCGGTCGACTGGTCGTCACCGGCGCGCAGACCGACGCCTGCATCCGGTCGACCATCCACGGGGCGTTCGTCCGCGGCTACGACGTCACGCTGGTCGGGGACGCCCACACCACGGAGGACCACAGCCGGTGGGGTGCGCCCCCGCCGGAGCAGGTCATCGCGCACACCAACCTGTACTGGCAGTTCCAGGACGGCCCCGGCCGCACGGCCGCCGTCGCGACCGCGGCCGAGGTGTCGTTCTAG
- a CDS encoding TIGR03617 family F420-dependent LLM class oxidoreductase, with protein sequence MKVDTGLGITFDADVDGVEAAEASGYDAAWLPETNHDPLLMAAAAGRTTERIQIGTSILVAFARSPMTTAVAANDLQLYTRGRFLLGLGSQISAHITRRFSMPWSDPAKRMREYIAAVRAIWRTWETGEPLDFQGDYYSHTLMTPMFDPGPNRHGNPPILLAGVGPQMTRVAGEIADGFLAHAFTTPRYFREVTVTGLAEGRKVAGQTLDGFEISGFPFVVTGATEEAMARTAKACRKQLAFYASTPAYRGVLELHGWGDLGVELTALSKQGEWDTMGTLIDDEVLGEFAIVAEPDRVADVLLERYGDLFTRLTPYPLGPSAPEVWEPIIRKLQSA encoded by the coding sequence GTGAAGGTCGACACCGGACTGGGCATCACCTTCGACGCGGACGTGGACGGCGTCGAGGCCGCGGAGGCGTCCGGGTACGACGCCGCCTGGCTGCCCGAGACCAATCACGACCCGCTACTGATGGCCGCCGCCGCGGGCCGGACCACCGAGCGGATCCAGATCGGGACGTCGATCCTCGTCGCGTTCGCGCGCTCCCCGATGACGACCGCCGTCGCGGCGAACGACCTGCAGCTCTACACGCGAGGGCGCTTCCTTCTCGGCCTCGGTTCGCAGATCTCCGCGCACATCACGCGCCGGTTCTCGATGCCGTGGTCGGACCCCGCCAAGCGGATGAGGGAGTACATCGCCGCCGTCCGCGCGATCTGGCGCACCTGGGAGACCGGCGAGCCGCTGGACTTCCAGGGCGACTACTACAGCCACACGCTCATGACGCCGATGTTCGACCCCGGCCCCAACCGCCACGGCAACCCGCCGATCCTGCTCGCCGGCGTCGGGCCGCAGATGACCCGCGTCGCCGGCGAGATCGCGGACGGCTTCCTCGCCCACGCCTTCACCACCCCGCGGTACTTCCGCGAGGTCACCGTCACCGGGCTCGCCGAGGGCCGGAAGGTGGCCGGCCAGACCCTCGACGGGTTCGAGATCAGCGGCTTCCCCTTCGTCGTCACCGGCGCGACCGAGGAGGCGATGGCGCGGACCGCGAAGGCGTGCCGCAAGCAGCTCGCCTTCTACGCCTCCACCCCCGCTTACCGCGGCGTGCTCGAGCTCCACGGCTGGGGCGACCTCGGCGTCGAGCTCACTGCGCTCTCGAAGCAGGGCGAGTGGGACACGATGGGCACCCTCATCGACGACGAGGTCCTGGGCGAGTTCGCGATCGTCGCCGAACCCGACCGCGTCGCCGACGTCCTGCTCGAGCGCTACGGCGACCTGTTCACCCGGCTCACGCCGTACCCGCTCGGCCCGTCCGCCCCCGAGGTCTGGGAGCCGATCATCCGCAAGCTTCAGTCGGCCTGA
- a CDS encoding DUF1697 domain-containing protein, which translates to MASTRYLALLRGINVGGKNPVPMAALREVFETAGHTEVSTYIQSGNVLFRSPQTGPALEQEIEASLEERFGVPLVVVVRSLRQLRTVVEKAPPGFGSRADVFHSDVIFLRSPLTTAQAMTVVRTRDGVDEAWAANGVLYFQRLSAERTKSRMGQIIGTPEYKLMTIRSWKTTTKLLELLQGGAT; encoded by the coding sequence ATGGCTTCGACCCGCTACCTCGCACTGCTCCGCGGCATCAACGTCGGCGGCAAGAACCCGGTCCCGATGGCGGCGCTGCGGGAGGTCTTCGAGACCGCCGGTCACACCGAGGTCAGCACCTACATCCAGTCCGGGAACGTGCTGTTCCGGTCCCCGCAGACCGGTCCGGCGCTGGAGCAGGAGATCGAGGCGAGCCTGGAGGAACGATTCGGCGTCCCGCTCGTCGTGGTCGTCCGCTCGTTGCGCCAACTGCGCACGGTCGTCGAGAAGGCACCGCCGGGCTTCGGCAGCCGGGCGGACGTCTTCCACAGCGACGTCATCTTCCTGCGCTCCCCGCTGACCACCGCGCAGGCGATGACAGTCGTCCGCACACGCGACGGCGTCGACGAGGCCTGGGCCGCGAACGGGGTGCTCTACTTCCAGCGTCTCTCCGCCGAGCGGACCAAGAGCAGGATGGGTCAGATCATCGGCACGCCGGAGTACAAGCTGATGACGATCCGCAGCTGGAAGACGACGACGAAGCTGCTCGAGCTGCTGCAGGGCGGCGCGACGTGA
- a CDS encoding ArsR/SmtB family transcription factor translates to MTDELSRLFAALADPTRRDIVARLAIGDATVSDLAAPYDVSLQAVSKHLRVLEDAGLVSRRREAQRRPVHLEAEVLGRATEWIDRYARIAEERCSRLDAVLAELASEESGTAEQS, encoded by the coding sequence GTGACGGATGAGCTTTCCCGGCTCTTCGCGGCGCTGGCCGATCCGACCCGGCGGGACATCGTGGCGCGCCTCGCGATCGGGGACGCCACGGTGAGCGACCTCGCGGCGCCGTACGACGTGAGCCTGCAAGCGGTCTCCAAGCACCTGAGGGTGTTGGAGGACGCCGGGCTCGTCAGTCGGCGCCGGGAGGCGCAGCGGCGGCCGGTCCACCTCGAGGCCGAGGTCCTCGGGCGCGCGACGGAGTGGATCGACCGCTACGCCCGCATCGCGGAGGAGCGCTGCTCCCGGCTCGACGCGGTGCTCGCCGAACTCGCGAGCGAGGAGTCCGGCACCGCAGAGCAGTCCTGA
- a CDS encoding SRPBCC family protein has protein sequence MNTATGARIEADPTVPAIHIYREFTATPAQLLRAHTDPDLFLRWVGPYGTSMQIDYWDARTGGSWRYTGSHEGFEYAFRGCFHEIRENKIVQTFTYEGEPDGVCLETMTLTDLGNGRTELHVVSLCDSFEAREGWLNSGMETGVNDGYAKLDALLAEGTL, from the coding sequence ATGAACACCGCGACCGGGGCCCGCATCGAGGCCGACCCGACCGTCCCTGCCATCCACATCTACCGCGAGTTCACCGCGACGCCGGCGCAGTTGCTGCGCGCGCACACCGACCCGGACCTCTTCTTGCGTTGGGTCGGCCCCTACGGCACCTCCATGCAGATCGACTACTGGGACGCCCGCACCGGCGGCAGCTGGCGCTACACCGGGAGCCACGAGGGCTTCGAGTACGCCTTCCGCGGCTGTTTCCACGAGATCCGCGAGAACAAGATCGTCCAGACCTTCACCTACGAGGGTGAGCCCGACGGTGTCTGCCTCGAGACGATGACGCTCACCGACCTGGGCAACGGGCGCACCGAACTGCACGTGGTCTCGCTCTGCGACAGCTTCGAGGCCCGCGAGGGCTGGCTGAACTCGGGCATGGAGACCGGCGTCAACGACGGGTACGCCAAGCTCGACGCGTTGCTGGCGGAAGGCACACTCTGA
- a CDS encoding trimeric intracellular cation channel family protein, with protein MLLTLDLLGIFVFALAGGLVAVRKELDVVGVLVLATVTALGGGLMRDVLIGAVPPPGLADWRYLITPIAAGLFVFFFHPALNRLERPVNYADAGGLGLFCVAGALKASDYGLNPLPSAMLGLVTAVGGGVLRDVLVREVPAILRRGELYATPALAGATVAVVGTEAGLEHEAIGPPAAVVAIVWRMLAIHRGWMAPMPGPREKPS; from the coding sequence GTGCTCCTCACCCTCGACCTGCTCGGCATCTTCGTCTTCGCCCTCGCCGGCGGGCTGGTGGCTGTGCGCAAGGAGCTCGACGTCGTCGGCGTCCTCGTGCTGGCGACCGTGACCGCGCTGGGCGGCGGGCTGATGCGCGACGTCCTCATCGGCGCGGTCCCGCCGCCGGGCCTCGCGGACTGGCGCTACCTGATCACGCCGATCGCGGCCGGGCTGTTCGTGTTCTTCTTCCATCCGGCGCTCAACCGGCTGGAGCGGCCGGTCAACTACGCGGACGCCGGCGGTCTTGGCCTGTTCTGCGTCGCCGGCGCGCTGAAGGCGTCCGACTACGGGCTCAACCCGCTGCCGTCCGCGATGCTCGGGTTGGTGACCGCCGTCGGCGGTGGCGTACTGCGCGACGTGCTGGTGCGGGAGGTCCCGGCGATCCTGCGCCGCGGTGAGCTCTACGCGACACCCGCGCTGGCCGGTGCCACCGTCGCGGTCGTCGGGACCGAGGCCGGCCTCGAGCACGAGGCGATCGGCCCGCCCGCGGCCGTCGTCGCGATCGTCTGGCGGATGCTCGCGATCCACCGGGGCTGGATGGCCCCCATGCCCGGCCCGCGCGAGAAGCCGAGCTGA
- a CDS encoding DUF6919 domain-containing protein encodes MSTPEKDVAPWSACRTLADLGAVTARWLRGEVQYFPGHNDPTEPPLPETKGLIDVLVDLNGAGYVTTNSQPGQSMTRDGNAQRAFVRGYCTEDTFQRIDAALFGTELIALPRPPGMYHLCPVPVTTVNGKNFTWGGMSSGEPEAIAREFGGALNDTMLGVLTTCWLVDVLDPVWGRTNLLWSKLRKGLAS; translated from the coding sequence ATGAGCACGCCGGAGAAGGACGTGGCCCCCTGGTCGGCCTGCCGCACCCTCGCCGACCTCGGCGCGGTCACCGCGCGGTGGCTGCGCGGCGAGGTGCAGTACTTCCCCGGCCACAACGACCCCACCGAGCCGCCGCTGCCGGAGACGAAGGGCCTGATCGACGTCCTCGTCGACCTCAACGGCGCCGGGTACGTCACCACGAACTCCCAGCCCGGCCAGAGCATGACGCGGGACGGCAACGCCCAGCGCGCGTTCGTCCGCGGCTACTGCACCGAGGACACGTTTCAGCGCATCGACGCCGCGCTGTTCGGCACCGAACTGATCGCTCTGCCGCGCCCGCCGGGGATGTACCACTTGTGCCCGGTCCCGGTGACGACCGTGAACGGCAAGAACTTCACCTGGGGCGGCATGTCCTCCGGTGAGCCCGAGGCCATCGCCCGCGAGTTCGGTGGCGCCCTGAACGACACCATGCTCGGGGTGCTGACCACCTGCTGGCTCGTCGACGTCCTCGACCCGGTCTGGGGCCGCACCAACCTGCTGTGGTCGAAGCTGCGCAAGGGTCTCGCCAGCTGA
- a CDS encoding SDR family oxidoreductase yields the protein MTLAVTAATGGLGRQTLDALLRRVPASELVAIARRPEALADLAALGVEVRGASYDDPDALRAAFTGVDRLLFISGSEVGRRVVQHGNVIDAAKAAGVGFVAYTSILRADTTSLLLAAEHRATEEALAASGLTYALLRNGWYHENYLAHLPTYLANGVAGAAGDGLISGAARADYAEAAAAVLTGTGHDGAVHELGGEAYTLTDLAATISTVTGQDVRYTNLTEEAYRDLLISVGLPEPVATVLADADRGIAAGELHVPGSDLATLIGREPVSLRAAVEAAVAGAAATV from the coding sequence ATGACCCTCGCCGTCACCGCCGCCACCGGCGGCCTCGGCCGCCAGACCCTCGACGCGCTGCTGCGCCGGGTGCCCGCCTCCGAGCTGGTCGCGATCGCGCGCCGACCGGAGGCCCTCGCCGACCTGGCCGCCCTCGGCGTCGAGGTCCGCGGGGCGAGCTACGACGACCCCGACGCCCTGCGCGCCGCGTTCACCGGCGTCGACCGGCTGCTGTTCATCTCCGGCAGCGAGGTAGGCCGTCGCGTGGTCCAGCATGGCAACGTGATCGATGCGGCGAAGGCCGCCGGGGTCGGGTTCGTCGCCTACACGAGCATCCTCCGCGCCGACACGACCTCGCTCCTGCTCGCCGCGGAGCACCGGGCCACCGAGGAGGCGCTCGCCGCCTCCGGCCTGACTTACGCGCTGCTACGCAACGGCTGGTACCACGAGAACTACCTCGCCCACCTGCCCACGTATCTCGCGAACGGGGTCGCCGGCGCCGCCGGCGACGGGCTCATCAGCGGCGCCGCGCGCGCCGACTACGCCGAGGCCGCGGCCGCGGTCCTCACCGGCACCGGCCACGACGGCGCGGTCCACGAGCTCGGCGGCGAGGCGTACACGCTGACCGACCTCGCGGCGACGATCTCCACCGTCACCGGCCAGGACGTCCGCTACACGAACCTGACCGAGGAGGCCTACCGCGACCTGTTGATCAGCGTCGGCCTGCCCGAGCCGGTGGCCACCGTCCTCGCGGACGCGGACCGCGGCATCGCCGCCGGCGAACTCCATGTCCCCGGCTCCGACCTCGCGACGCTGATCGGCCGCGAGCCGGTCTCGCTGCGCGCAGCCGTCGAGGCCGCGGTCGCCGGCGCCGCCGCGACCGTCTGA
- a CDS encoding winged helix-turn-helix transcriptional regulator, whose protein sequence is MTLAPNPYAARCPSRQVLDRVGDRWTILILRSLAGGPRRFTELAREIEGISQKMLTQTLRGLERDGLITRTVTPTVPVRVDYELTDLGCSLGEPIAALERWAVDHMGEVLDARDRYDAREA, encoded by the coding sequence GTGACTCTCGCGCCCAACCCGTACGCCGCCCGGTGCCCGAGCCGGCAGGTGCTCGACCGCGTCGGTGACCGGTGGACGATCCTGATTCTGCGCTCGCTCGCGGGTGGCCCCCGCCGCTTCACCGAGCTCGCCCGCGAGATCGAGGGCATCAGTCAGAAGATGCTCACCCAGACCCTCCGCGGCCTGGAACGCGACGGCCTGATCACCCGCACGGTGACCCCGACCGTCCCCGTCCGCGTCGACTACGAGCTCACCGACCTCGGTTGCTCCCTCGGCGAACCGATTGCCGCCCTCGAACGCTGGGCCGTCGACCACATGGGGGAGGTCCTCGACGCCCGCGACCGCTACGACGCCCGGGAGGCGTGA
- a CDS encoding IS1380 family transposase has product MKGSRVRSVPRVEAGGESLISSAGGALLLKTAVVSGLAGALSRGLAPWRAHRAVHDPGKTVLDLVVAIALGGDCLADLALVRAQPELFGPVASDPTVSRLIETLAADPDTAKATLGAIRAARAQARAWVWSRVDPWAGQDRPVLDLDATLVGAHSEKEGAAPTFKRGFGFHPLLAFADHGPTGTGEPLAALLRPGSANANNAADQIAVLDAALAQLPEAVRGGVLVRADSAGGVKDLLNHVHELGLEFSVGIAARQPVLDALAVLPRQAWRAALDADGCPRPGAQVAELTRWLPASFTGWPPGMRVIARREEPHVGAQLRITDADGWRITVFATNTRGSRLADLEVRHRLRARAEDRVRTLKDTGATNLPLHSFTKNELWLELAQLATELLVWTQLLAWPTHAARRWEPKRLRLRLLSVAARVITTGRRRTLRLNSRWPWADLITGGHQRLTALT; this is encoded by the coding sequence GTGAAGGGTAGCCGGGTTCGTTCTGTGCCCCGTGTTGAGGCTGGCGGCGAGTCGCTGATCTCTTCAGCGGGTGGGGCGTTGCTTTTGAAGACCGCGGTGGTCAGCGGCTTGGCCGGTGCCCTGTCCCGGGGGTTGGCGCCGTGGCGGGCGCACCGGGCGGTGCACGACCCAGGTAAGACGGTGCTCGATCTGGTGGTCGCGATCGCGTTGGGTGGGGACTGTCTGGCCGATCTGGCGTTGGTGCGCGCGCAGCCGGAGCTGTTCGGCCCGGTGGCTTCGGACCCGACGGTCAGCCGACTTATCGAAACCCTGGCCGCAGATCCGGACACGGCCAAAGCCACACTCGGCGCGATCCGTGCCGCCCGCGCGCAGGCCCGGGCGTGGGTGTGGTCACGGGTCGATCCGTGGGCTGGTCAGGACCGCCCGGTGCTGGATCTGGACGCCACGCTGGTCGGGGCGCATTCGGAGAAGGAAGGAGCGGCGCCGACCTTCAAGCGCGGGTTCGGGTTCCACCCGCTCCTGGCCTTCGCCGATCACGGCCCGACCGGAACCGGCGAGCCGTTGGCCGCGCTGCTGCGCCCCGGCAGTGCGAATGCCAACAACGCCGCCGATCAGATCGCAGTCCTCGATGCCGCACTCGCCCAACTGCCCGAAGCGGTGCGGGGCGGGGTGCTGGTGCGCGCCGATAGCGCGGGCGGGGTCAAGGACTTGCTGAACCACGTGCATGAGCTCGGCCTGGAGTTCTCGGTCGGGATCGCCGCCCGTCAACCGGTGCTCGATGCCCTCGCGGTCCTACCACGCCAGGCTTGGCGCGCCGCCCTCGATGCTGACGGGTGCCCGCGCCCGGGCGCGCAGGTCGCCGAACTGACCCGCTGGCTGCCGGCCTCCTTCACCGGATGGCCGCCCGGCATGCGGGTGATCGCCCGTCGCGAGGAGCCCCACGTCGGTGCGCAGCTGCGGATCACCGACGCGGACGGCTGGCGCATCACTGTGTTCGCCACCAACACCCGCGGCTCTCGTCTGGCCGATCTCGAAGTCCGACACCGGTTACGGGCCCGGGCCGAGGACCGCGTCCGGACGCTGAAAGACACCGGCGCCACCAACCTGCCCTTGCACTCGTTCACCAAGAACGAGCTCTGGCTCGAACTCGCCCAGCTGGCCACCGAGCTGTTGGTCTGGACCCAGCTGCTGGCCTGGCCCACCCACGCGGCCCGCCGCTGGGAACCCAAACGTCTTCGACTACGCCTGCTCAGCGTCGCCGCCCGCGTGATCACCACCGGCCGTCGGCGCACCCTGCGCCTGAACTCCCGATGGCCCTGGGCCGATCTGATCACCGGCGGCCACCAACGACTGACCGCCCTGACCTGA
- a CDS encoding SPFH domain-containing protein, whose product MGLIDKLKGELVDIIEWIDDSRTTLAWRFPRYNNEIKNGAELIVREGQKAVFVYRGQLADKFEPGHYKLTTEALPILATLQGWKYGFESPFRSEVYFINTRPVTDLRWGTPQPITIRDPDFSMIPIRANGLCVVRIADPEIFLREVIGTDSAVELDELTELLRRLIATAFADLLTGSGYGALELQGKNAEIADQLRALVAERVDDEYGLAIESIAMNVSLPEEVTAALTAGVARGVETRGYVQNVGDVGRLQQVRAADATLAAAENPGGAAGAMVGAGIGLGLGGQLGQTIAANQALGATPPPLVSPMFHVEMNGQATGPYNLQQLQQAAQAGQINGQTLVWSAGMAGWAAASSVAQLAPLFATPPPPPPPPAPPAPPAPPAPPAPPAPPQN is encoded by the coding sequence ATGGGATTGATCGACAAGCTCAAGGGTGAGCTCGTTGACATCATCGAATGGATCGACGACTCACGAACGACCTTGGCCTGGCGGTTCCCCCGCTACAACAACGAGATCAAGAACGGCGCGGAGCTGATCGTCCGCGAGGGCCAGAAGGCGGTGTTCGTCTACCGCGGCCAGCTCGCCGACAAGTTCGAGCCCGGCCACTACAAGCTGACCACCGAGGCGCTGCCGATCCTCGCGACGCTGCAGGGCTGGAAGTACGGGTTCGAGAGCCCGTTCCGCAGCGAGGTGTACTTCATCAACACCCGCCCGGTCACCGACCTGCGCTGGGGCACGCCGCAGCCGATCACGATCCGGGACCCCGACTTCTCGATGATCCCGATCCGGGCGAACGGGCTGTGCGTCGTCCGGATCGCCGACCCGGAGATCTTCCTCCGTGAGGTCATCGGCACCGACTCCGCCGTCGAGCTCGACGAGCTGACGGAGCTGCTCCGCCGTCTGATCGCGACCGCGTTCGCCGACCTGCTCACCGGCTCCGGCTACGGCGCGCTCGAGCTGCAGGGCAAGAACGCGGAGATCGCCGATCAGCTGCGCGCCCTGGTCGCCGAGCGCGTGGACGACGAGTACGGCCTCGCCATCGAGTCGATCGCCATGAACGTCTCGCTGCCGGAGGAGGTCACCGCGGCCCTCACCGCCGGTGTCGCCCGCGGTGTCGAGACCCGCGGCTACGTGCAGAACGTCGGCGACGTCGGCCGCCTGCAGCAGGTCCGCGCGGCGGACGCGACGCTCGCCGCCGCGGAGAACCCCGGCGGTGCGGCCGGCGCGATGGTCGGTGCCGGCATCGGGCTCGGCCTCGGAGGTCAGCTCGGGCAGACCATCGCCGCCAATCAGGCCCTCGGGGCCACCCCGCCGCCGCTGGTCTCGCCGATGTTCCACGTCGAGATGAACGGCCAGGCGACCGGGCCCTACAACCTGCAGCAACTGCAGCAGGCTGCCCAGGCCGGGCAGATCAACGGGCAGACGCTGGTCTGGTCCGCCGGGATGGCCGGCTGGGCCGCCGCGTCCTCGGTGGCGCAGCTCGCGCCGCTGTTCGCGACGCCCCCGCCGCCGCCTCCGCCCCCGGCGCCGCCCGCTCCCCCGGCGCCGCCGGCGCCCCCGGCACCCCCGGCACCGCCGCAGAACTGA